Below is a genomic region from Neisseria arctica.
CCTGATGAGCTGCCGCAGCCGAGTACGGTAAGGCGGATATCGGTCATGTTGTCGGTTTGGGTTATGTTGGAGCCGTCTGAAAAGGTTTTTCAGGCGGCCTTGTGATATTTAAATACCAATACGCGGTACTTTGTTAAACAAAGTATAGAAATTATCCGTGGTAACGGCTGCTATGTTTTCCAATGTGTCGTTACGTAACTGTGCGATAAATTCTGCGGTGTGGCGTACATAAGCGGGTTCGTTGGGTTTGCCGCGTTTCGGTACGGGAGCCAAGAAGGGCGCATCGGTTTCAACCAATATACGGTCGGCCGGTACGTATTTGGCCGCTTCTTGTATATCCGCTGCGTTTTTGAATGTAACTATGCCTGAAAATGAAATATAAAAACCTAAATCAAGTGCCATTTTGGCAACACGTACATTTTCTGTGAAGCAATGGATAACTCCGGCATGGGCGTGGCCCTCCTTAAGCAAAGCCATGGTGTCGTCCGCCGCCTCGCGGGTGTGGACGATTAAGGGTAATGCTGTTTGGTTGGCTGCTTCGATATGCTCTGCAAAACGGCGGTGTTGCCAGCTTAAATCACCTTTGCACCAATAATAGTCCAAGCCGGTTTCGCCTATGCCGACTACTTTGGGATGCGCGGCGTGTTGCACCATTTCGGCGATACTGAATTCTTCGGCGTCTTGTTGGTCCGGATGAACGCCGACAGTGGCGAAAATATTCGGATTGGCTTCTGCTATGGTTAAAACTTCCCGAAAACTGTCGCGGCTTACGCTGATAGCCAATGCCTGCTTTACTTCGTTTTCTGCCATGTTGGCCAAAACTTCGGGCAGACGGCCTGCCAGTCCTTCGAAATTCAGGTGGCAGTGTGAGTCGATTAATTGCATAGGTGTGTGTTGCTTATAGTGTAAAGGTCGCCCGGTCATTGCGCAGAGTCGGGCCGAGTTCGGCTTCAATCAAGTGCTTGGTTTGGATGCTGATTTCATCATTGCCAAATGCCAAACCAACACCTTTGGGGCGATGTGCGGAGGTACGGGCGGGATTAATCCAAGCTACTTTTGTGCGCAGGAATCTTTTATCAGGCATGCCCGGCAGTTCGATGGCCAATAGGATTTCGTCACCTAATGAGAAACTGTCGTCCGTTGGTACAAAAAGTCCGCCGTGTTCGAGAAAAGACATATAGCTGTTGTAAAGCATAGTTTTGTCGCGCAGTTGGAGTGCGAGCATTTTTCCGGGCAGGTTTTCTAATGGTTTCATGATTTTGCCTTTGTTATTTGTTTTGCCAGAAACTCAAATAGTCGAGCAACAGGGCTTCGGTTTGCATTTTAACACTTAAGGTGTGATAGCCGTAAGGGCTGAGGCGGTTTAAGGTGGCAATCAGAGAGAACAGTTTGTCGGGCCGTGTTTTTTTGCCGGTTTGCCGGATGGTTTCTGTGTGTGTCGGATAATAAAGGGGCGGCATATTTTGTTGTGCCAAGCCGACGTCTAAAAGCCATTTGTGCAGCCAGTCGAGCAAAACGGCGAGGGGAAGCTTTTGTTTGTCGAAGAGGGCGGCATAATCGAGAATGGCTAAGAGTCGGGGGGTAGCCAGTAATTCGAGCAATTGTCGGCGTAGTTCGTCTTGTTCGGGTGAAACTTCAAAAAGTGGCGCGCCGCTGTGAAATGCCAGTAACGATTCGGCATTCTCTATCTGCTGGTGTTTAAGGTAGGCAAGTGCTTCGGAATACGAGGGGGCAGGCAGCAGCATTTGGCGGCAACGGCTTTTGATGGTAGGCAGTAGCTTGTCTCTCGAATGGCTGACCAAGAGAAAAATGACATCGGCGGGCGGTTCTTCCAATGCTTTGAGCAGGCTGTTGGCAGCTTGGATATTCATGCTCTCGGCAGGATGTATTAGTACGACGCGCCTGCCGCTGCGTACGGAGGTGAGCTGGATATCTTCGATCAGTGTGCGAACGGCATCTATTTTGATTTGTAATAGTTTGCGTGCGGTGTTTTCTCCTTCGGGTCGCTCGGGCGTCAGCTCGTAGAAATCCGGGTGGCTTTCTTTTGCAAATAGGTGGCATGACGGACAATGGCCGCAAGGATGGTGTTCCGCTTGCGGTGATTCGCACAATAAGGCTTGTGCCAAATGGCGGGCAAAGGCCGTTTTGCCGGTGTTTTCTTTACCGGTAAACAGCCACGCGTTGGGCTGGGTTTGCCATGATGCGGCTAGTTGCTGCCATTGGGGTTGGTGCCAGGAAAAAATCATTGCTAGTTGCTTTTTATTAAATCTGGTGTTGATTATACAGGGCTTGATGCCGTCTGAAAGTTTTGGCTAGGTTTTTACCAATGGCCGCAAAATCGACTTGGCTAGGTGTTATTTAACGGTATCGTTTACCGCGTTAGGTTTTGGGGTTGAATATTTTTCAGGCGGCGATGCCGAAATGCCGCGCCAAGGTGTTTTCTATATTTTGCCTTACATGCTCAAGAGGGCGGTTGCTGTCGATAATTGCATAATGTTCGGGCGAGGAAGCCGCCCGTTTCAGGTAAACTTCGCGAACGCGGGTGAAAAATTCCGCCTGTTCTTGTTCGAAGCGGTCTTTTTCGCGTGCTTGGCTGATACGGCTCATGGAAACTTCGAGCGGAACATCCAACAATAGGGTTAAGTTCGGACGGAGGTTCCCCTGAACCCAATTTTCCAGTATTTCGATATCCGGTAACGGAACGCCGCGTCCTCCCCCCTGATAGGCGAAAGTAGCATCGGTAAAACGGTCGGAGACGACATGGATGCCGGCTTCGAGTTTTGGGAGGATGATTTCGTCCAAATGCTGCTGTCGTGCGGCGAACATCAGCAGAGTTTCGGTACGCAAGCCGGCACGGGTGGCAGGGTTGAGCAGTATGTCGCGCAACGCTTCTCCCAGCATGGTGCCGCCCGGTTCGCGAGTGAAGTAAACCGGTAAGTTGTGGGTGGCGAACCAATTGCGGATCACTTGCAGATTGGTTGATTTTCCGGCGCCGTCGATGCCGTCGAGAGTGATAAATTGTGCTTGCATATCAGAGTCGGGAGTATTAATGGGAAGATTATAGCGAAATAGTGCCGGATAATATATCCGTTATCATAAAGAGGCCGTCTGAAAACCAATTTTCAGACGGCCTCTTTTTTATTGCTGTGGGTATTATTTTTTCAAAATATATTTGCGTACCGCGGCATTGTGTTCATCCAGATTATGGCTAAACTGGCTAAGCCCCGTACCATCCATGCGTGAGACGAAGTAGAGGTATTTTTCGGGAGAGGGGTGGGCGGCAGCTTCTAGGGCTGCTTTTCCGGGTAAGGCGATCGGAGTGGGGGTGAGTCCGGCGCGTGTATAGGTATTGTAGGGGGTATCACGCTGCAGATCCGCTTTACGGATACGGCCATTATAGCGGCTGCCCATGCCGTAGATAACAGCCGGATCGGTTTGCAGACGCATACCGATATTGAGGCGGTTGACAAATACGGCCGATACATGGCGTCGGTCGGCTTCATGGCCGGTTTCTTTTTCAATCAGGCTGGCCATAATCAAGAGATCGTAAGGGTTTTTATATGGCAGGCCGCTTTGGCGCTCATCCCATGCGGCTTGCAAATGGCGCTGCATGGTACGGTAAGCAAGACGGTAGATTTGCAAATCGCTGCTTTCTGCATCTATTTCATAGCTGTCGGGAAAAAATAACCCTTCGGGATTATTGCTTAGAGGAGAGGGATCGATTTCTTTTAATAGTTTTTCATCACTCCAGCCTTGGGTATCGTGTTTGAGGTCAGCGGTATTGTTGATGATGTTGCGCATTTGTGAAAAACGCATGCCCTCGGTAATGCGGATGGTAATGGTATCAGGGTGGCCGTCACGCAGGCGTTGCAGAATCTGCCATGCGGAAATTTGCTTAGGCAAACGGTAGGTGCCGCTGTGTAGTTGGTTGTGCACGCCCGTGAGGTAGGCCGCGACTAGCATGACATGGCGGTTATAAACAATATTTTCATCTGCCAATTTTCGGCTTACGGCTGAAATACCTTGCCCTTTTTCAACGCGCATACGGTAAATTTGCTCGTTGCTTTTGGGAACAAAGAGAAGTCCCGCAAAAACCAACGTACATAAAATAAACAGGCCCAGTAGCCATTTAAATGCTTTTTTCAACATGGTAGGATATTTGTTCGGATTATTTTCGTGAAAAATTTGGCGACAGTATAAAGCTGAAATGCAGACTGTGCTATGCTCAGATAAAGTATTCTTGATAAATTACAGTGGCCGGCTGAGGAGGTAAAGCGTGGATAAGGTCAGGAAAAGTAATGAAGAGTGGCGTGCGGAGCTTTCACCTGAGGTTTATTATGTGAC
It encodes:
- a CDS encoding DNA polymerase III subunit delta', with the translated sequence MIFSWHQPQWQQLAASWQTQPNAWLFTGKENTGKTAFARHLAQALLCESPQAEHHPCGHCPSCHLFAKESHPDFYELTPERPEGENTARKLLQIKIDAVRTLIEDIQLTSVRSGRRVVLIHPAESMNIQAANSLLKALEEPPADVIFLLVSHSRDKLLPTIKSRCRQMLLPAPSYSEALAYLKHQQIENAESLLAFHSGAPLFEVSPEQDELRRQLLELLATPRLLAILDYAALFDKQKLPLAVLLDWLHKWLLDVGLAQQNMPPLYYPTHTETIRQTGKKTRPDKLFSLIATLNRLSPYGYHTLSVKMQTEALLLDYLSFWQNK
- a CDS encoding TatD family hydrolase, producing the protein MQLIDSHCHLNFEGLAGRLPEVLANMAENEVKQALAISVSRDSFREVLTIAEANPNIFATVGVHPDQQDAEEFSIAEMVQHAAHPKVVGIGETGLDYYWCKGDLSWQHRRFAEHIEAANQTALPLIVHTREAADDTMALLKEGHAHAGVIHCFTENVRVAKMALDLGFYISFSGIVTFKNAADIQEAAKYVPADRILVETDAPFLAPVPKRGKPNEPAYVRHTAEFIAQLRNDTLENIAAVTTDNFYTLFNKVPRIGI
- the tmk gene encoding dTMP kinase, translated to MQAQFITLDGIDGAGKSTNLQVIRNWFATHNLPVYFTREPGGTMLGEALRDILLNPATRAGLRTETLLMFAARQQHLDEIILPKLEAGIHVVSDRFTDATFAYQGGGRGVPLPDIEILENWVQGNLRPNLTLLLDVPLEVSMSRISQAREKDRFEQEQAEFFTRVREVYLKRAASSPEHYAIIDSNRPLEHVRQNIENTLARHFGIAA
- a CDS encoding PilZ domain-containing protein, with the translated sequence MKPLENLPGKMLALQLRDKTMLYNSYMSFLEHGGLFVPTDDSFSLGDEILLAIELPGMPDKRFLRTKVAWINPARTSAHRPKGVGLAFGNDEISIQTKHLIEAELGPTLRNDRATFTL
- the mltG gene encoding endolytic transglycosylase MltG, which gives rise to MLKKAFKWLLGLFILCTLVFAGLLFVPKSNEQIYRMRVEKGQGISAVSRKLADENIVYNRHVMLVAAYLTGVHNQLHSGTYRLPKQISAWQILQRLRDGHPDTITIRITEGMRFSQMRNIINNTADLKHDTQGWSDEKLLKEIDPSPLSNNPEGLFFPDSYEIDAESSDLQIYRLAYRTMQRHLQAAWDERQSGLPYKNPYDLLIMASLIEKETGHEADRRHVSAVFVNRLNIGMRLQTDPAVIYGMGSRYNGRIRKADLQRDTPYNTYTRAGLTPTPIALPGKAALEAAAHPSPEKYLYFVSRMDGTGLSQFSHNLDEHNAAVRKYILKK